The window TGGACTGCGAGATGCCGACCTCGTCCCGGAGGACGGTCTGGCTGACCCCTTTTTGCTCCATCAACAAGCCGAGGACGTCGGCCTCGGAGGCGTCCGGGATCGGGCGCGTCCTGGCCTCGTAAGCCTCGACGAGGCCCGTGAGGACGGCCAGATACGATTCCGCGCCCTCGTCCAGGTCCCGACACATCAGAGTCTCGACCGTCGCCAACGCCTCGCCGAGGTGGGCGTCGTCCCGGATGGGTTGCAGCGGGAACTTCTTCACCAGGGCGAGATATTTCCGAAGGTGAACGAGGGGCGCGAGGGACGCCTTCGCCATCCCGCCGGA of the Paludisphaera mucosa genome contains:
- a CDS encoding helix-turn-helix domain-containing protein translates to MTVKKGSRAKVPKGHEAAVLPASSGGMAKASLAPLVHLRKYLALVKKFPLQPIRDDAHLGEALATVETLMCRDLDEGAESYLAVLTGLVEAYEARTRPIPDASEADVLGLLMEQKGVSQTVLRDEVGISQSTVSAVLRGARNLTKSQVVDLARFFNVPPAVFLPRT